CTTCGGGTGTGGCCCAGGTTGCTTTCTTGGGCACATTGGAGTTTCTCATCTTTGCAATCACCTTGATTGTTGCTCCTTATGTGTTCAGTCGTCTGAGTGCCCTGGTTGCACTGTTCCGAATGATCATCTCTCTGCTGTCCATTGTATATATTCGCAGTTTGGACACCTCCCTTTCGCTGAAGATCATCATGGGTATTGTCATCATGGTGCTGCATTTGGTGGTCTgtttgtcgtttttgtttttcgcAGGCCTTTTGATCTTCCGACCTCGATTTAGATCCCAGTCTTCGCCTGtcagctcctcgtcttccttcaacatcaactccaagtcGGTTTCTCCCGTCAATGGTGACACGCTTCTGGGCCAATACAACGACGATCTTAACTCGCAATCCGAAAAACGAGCCGCCATCAGAGAAAACATCCGTTTCCAGCCGGAAATGTATGAAAGACCCATGTCTGGACTTCAGGATCATCTCAAGGGTCATGTTCAGGATGTGCAAAGCCCCCAGGATCTTGGTCTAGCTGACATGGACTTTGATTTCGAAGACGAACGGCCCATGCACCAGCGACCTGTTTCGGGCCACAAGAGATCCATGTCTGGAAACGAACGGCCACTCTCAGGTTCGCTCACAGGGTCTAGGCCAACGTCTGATCTCTACGAGCGAAGACAGGACCGACGAAGACGAAGTTCGGCGTCTGGCCATCGCAAGTCGCTCACCATTGATACCTCTGCTCTTGTCAAATCACATACTAACCCTTCCCCTGCCCTGCCCAACCCCCCTGCACTCAAGACCGTGGCAGACAGAGTGGTGGCTTCTCCTCACACATACTACCGACCTCCTCGGCGACGATCGGAGGATCGAACAAGTACTGCTACTCCTCAGACTCCTGAGGTGCCTGTgcttccttctcctcatgTGGACTACACTCAGCGAGAGGCTGACATCTACAAGCGAAGTTCTACCATGTGCGAAGACTACGATCTGGGAGGTGTTGGCAGCCACGACGCGCTTCACAAGTCGACTTCGCATCTCATTTCCAAGACTCGGTCTGCTGACGAAGTGATCAACAAGCATGAGCGTAAGTTGTTCCAGCCCAAGACGTGGATCAAACCTGAAGAGGATCCCCTCGAGCCCAAGGGCTTTGAGGTGGTTGGCAGAGGCAAGTAGAATCATACTATGTCGCTGTGCTGGGGTTATTCTGCTGGGCCGTTCGGCTGGAGCATTGGTGCTCGTTCAGCTGGGCTTCACAACAGTGGAGCCattaatttatttaatttaattcATCTTTTTAGTCACGCTTTGGTTGTTTGGTATACACGCAGTACTTTTAGAAATCACCAGTGCTTGAATGTCTGAAGACTGGTCCGACCCATGCAAGAGGAGGGATAAGAGCATGCAGATTTGCGACTGTCTAGGTGCTTTCCGGTTGCTGcgaatacaagtacgagtgcgGTTATTGGATTGGTTTCGTCTTCTGAACTCTCGAATATCACTcgttacaagtactgtacacttgtagtacagtatgggTTCTACAGGTACATGTTggtgtatgtacagtatgtacatactgtacttgtatttcGATATACTTACACtagtacatattgtactcTTACCAATAAATATTCATCGAGTCAATtgcaagtactgtacatgtactgtacagtacatacttacCTGTCTCGAGGAACACTCACTCGCACTCATACTCGCACTCGTACTCACTCTCATACACACTCTCATACTCACCCATGCTCGCACTTCCAGTGAATTCCACAATGTTGTAAATAGTATATTAGTCAGTCTATTTGACCTACAGTACTCGACCGCGACTGTAAGTCGCAGAACGTCTGTTCATGAATCCAACAATCAGACGAGAAATATGTGCCGCTTGTGACCTTTTTAGTGCATCTTGTGACTTCTATAGACACCCAACTTATCTCGTTTAAGCCCCGTTTGAACCTACTTGTATAATGATACAGGCTGAACGTTTGCATGGAGAGATGGAATATCGGAGAAGACTGAGTCAGTTTAAAAGCGCGGGTTTTGACCGAATCTGAGAAAAATCCCGCTTACTAACACAAGACTGACCGTGGAATACTCGTAATCCGGTCGGTTGCGCGACACAGCGCTTGcaacatcttcttctcctgctcctcggcTCTTTGGATCATGATCCCACAATTTCAGAGAGAAGTGTCGATACGCGCATTAAAGTTGGCAGGTGGACCCACCACGGAGGTGGAATTTGCGAGCCATTGTGGACCCAGAGGGCTGTTTGGGGCGGAGGAAACGGCGCCATCGCCACCTCTGGCGTCTTCTGCTGGCGCCCCCACGCTCATTCCACAAATccatcaacctcaaggtCTGTTATGAAGATCCATAATTGGGTTGGGACGCGTGGCGGAATTTCCACACACATTTGAAATGCACTTGGCGCATCCCCAAGCCTTCTTCAATTATCTCAATGGGCCGAATTTGGCGTTCCTACAGCTAGCCCTGCCTTGTGTGCGATGGCACGTTTGAGAGCAAGCGATGGGTCTACTGTacacgtacagtacgtCCTGTAAGGCGGTCCGATGGGGAGACGGCGCGTGCTTGGTCTAAATACGCTGCTCTCCATCTCGCTGTCGTCGTGTTTGGGCCACACATCCGCGTCtaatatttttttttcataaATAACAAAAAACCGCTGGCGGTGATTTTCATTTCCGTTTCGGGCTCGACCCCATCAGAGTTCGGGTGCTCAGCGGATATGCATGTGGGCAGGTTGAgggatggtggtggaactACAACACGACACGATACTCAAGTGCGAGTAATAATGGAGCTATTACTAAGGGCGATTAATGTGCCAGTATTACTAAGCGATGTATCGACCAGAGACGACCGCTTACTAAGTCAACAGTGTTCCAAGCTCGACTGCTCCAGTATCGGGCTCTCTGCTGGCCGACCgcactgtagctactgtacttgtaggtcaCACCTTGTCCCCACATTTAAATTCGGACACGTGTTgcgacaaaaaaaaggacTCGCTGGACCTGGACTCAGAACCTCGACTCGCGGTGTCATCGCAGAGGACGCACGTCGGGCACGTCCAAAGACGCCCGTGCGCTCCACGCATGCACGTTGTCCGGTTCTAGCTCCGTTTTGCCCTCTCCTAACCCCCTATTTCGCGGTGCTCCATGTACAGTTGAGGCACTCGTACGGGTAAATGTACAATtcggaaaaaaaaaaaaaaaaccctagaatcaaaaaaaaaaaaaaaaaaaagtccTGTTGGTCCCAAATGTGTCTTTTTTGTGAACCCTAACACTGAAGCCTAAATGCCAAGTCGCAGCACCGAACACAGACACCCTCAGCAAGCATAATAGAGACTCAACCCCTCTCGCCGAACTTTGgaacttgaacttgttCACTCAACCACCGCACCAAACATGTCCAAGCACCATCTGAAGACCCAGAGTGCCGTTGTGAGTATCATTGAGGAGGCAGCAGTTGCTGGGGCTAGACCGTGGCAGGTGACACGAGCACACGAATGGGGATGGTAACACGAACGGGGACACGAACGGGGACAGTGACACGATCGGGGTAACACGAATGCGGACTGTTGAGGAAAGAGGCGGACATACAGACACAGCTGCTCTGAATGCTCTGAATGCTCTGAATGCTCTGAATGCTCTGAATGCTCTGAATGCTCTGAATGCTCTGAGTGCTTAATGATCGTTGTGCCTGCTCTCTAGTGACATGATCCGCCAACTGATTTGTGGACGTGTTCCAGGACCCAATGCCATGAGAACATGAACGTGGCTGGTGGTTTGAGGAAAGTGGCCCATCCAGACCACTTTTCTGGACAACCGCCATGTCGTGACCCCACTCTACCTTGCTCGTCATGATCTGTCCCCTGCCAATCGCAGGGTGCAGAAGCTCATTCTGGTCAGCTGGTCAGTGCAATTCGCTCGTTATCCAGTCCCGTCAGCATTGGCTCTGTCCGCTCGTGTCGATGTACTAACAAAGGCATTCGACAACTCCGCCACCACCGTGGCTGCTTCGCAGATGCGAAACGCCCTCAACAAGCTCTCCGACTCCGTCGAGGACCCCGCCCAGAAGCGACGATTCGAGAACGAGATGGAcaacttcttctctctcttccgACGATACCTGgtcgacaaggccaagggcAACGCTCTCGACTGGGACCGAATCCAGCCCCCGAAGGCTGAGCAGGTCATTGActacaaggacattgacCAGGATGTTGGCGCcgagttcctcaacaagctTGCTGTTCTCAAGCTTAACGGTGGTCTCGGTACCTCCATGGGCTGCGTCGGCCCCAAGTCCGTCATTGAGGTTCGAGATGGCAAGTCCTTCCTCGACCTGTCTGTGCGACAGATCGAGCACCTCAACCGACAGTACAACGTCGACGTGCCCTTCATTCTCATGAACTCTTTCAACACCGACGAGGACACCCAGaccatcatcaagaagtacCAGGGCCACAAGATCAACATCAAGACCTTTAACCAGTCGCGGTTCCCCCGAGTCTTTAAGGACTCCAACCTGCCCGTGCCCAAGAGCTTCGATGACCGAATCGATGCCTGGTATCCCCCCGGACACGGAGATCTGTTTGAGTCTCTGCACAACTCCGGCGTTCTGGACGAGCTCATTGCCGAGGGCAAGGAGATCATCTTCGTCTCCAACGTTGATAACCTTGGTGCTGTTGTGGATCTCAGCATTCTCAAGCACATGTCCACCACCGGCTCTGAGTACATCATGGAGCTGACCGACAAGACCCGAGCTGATGTCAAGGGAGGAACCCTGATCGACTACGATGGCCAGGTCCGACTTCTCGAGATTGCCCAGGTCCCCAAGGAGCACACCGAGGAGTTCAAGTCCATCAAGAAGTTCAAGTACTTCAACACTAACAACCTGTGgatcaacctcaaggccatTAAGCGAGTCGTCGAGAACAACGAGCTCGACAGCGAAATCATCCCCAACGAGAAGAGCATCACCATTGGCAAGAACGACATCCCCGTTCTGCAGCTCGAGACCGCCGTCGGTGCTGCCATCCGACACTTCAAGGGCTGCATGGGTGTCAACGTTCCCCGACGACGATTCCTGCCCGTCAAGACCTGTTCTGATCTTCTGCTGGTCAAGTCCGATCTCTACACCCTCCACGCCGGCCGACTTGAGATGGACCCCAGCCGATTTGGCGGTTCTCCTCTCATCAAGCTCGGTGGCCACTACAAGAAGGTCAGCGACTTCCAGAAGCGAATCCCCCACATGCCCAAGATTTTGGAGCTTGACCATCTGACCATCACTGGTAACGTTATGCTCGGCAAGGGCGTCACTCTCAAGGGCACCGTTATCTGTGTCTGTgaggagggcaagaagattgaCATCCCCAACGGCTCTGTGCTGGAGAACGTTGTCATTACAGGATCTCTCAGTATTCTGGAGCATTAAGGTATAAGTAGTTAATATCAGGTAGTTGTTATGATTCTATGGAgtataagtacagtacttccGTGATAAAAAGATGGCTTCTCCATTTCTTAAGTGTACCGTAACTGTTATTTTCGGATTCAAAGTAATCCCAACTAATACGAGAAACAGACAGCAACGTGTTTGAGTGCTTCAACCGCCATAGACGGCGTGTCTATAAATAAATCTATGAACTGTTCCCTCCTCAACTGTTACACCACCAGACCTGTTCCTAGGAGCCCCCTTGCTGCGAGATAGTCCACCTTTTGTTTTGATGCTCTCAGTTTTTCCTTCCACTTGACAGTTTCTTCTCTACTGAGCTGTTGAGGTTGCCAGACTGGTTTGTAAGGCGGAAAGGTGATTCTGGGACATCCTGCAAAGTCGTATTGAATCTGGTGGCAGTCTTCATTCGTTTTCGTTCCTGA
The Yarrowia lipolytica chromosome 1A, complete sequence genome window above contains:
- a CDS encoding uncharacterized protein (Compare to YALI0A02310g, highly similar to uniprot|P32861 Saccharomyces cerevisiae YKL035w UGP1 UTP--glucose-1-phosphate uridylyltransferase, similar to Saccharomyces cerevisiae YHL012W and UGP1 (YKL035W); ancestral locus Anc_2.546), with amino-acid sequence MSKHHLKTQSAVAFDNSATTVAASQMRNALNKLSDSVEDPAQKRRFENEMDNFFSLFRRYLVDKAKGNALDWDRIQPPKAEQVIDYKDIDQDVGAEFLNKLAVLKLNGGLGTSMGCVGPKSVIEVRDGKSFLDLSVRQIEHLNRQYNVDVPFILMNSFNTDEDTQTIIKKYQGHKINIKTFNQSRFPRVFKDSNLPVPKSFDDRIDAWYPPGHGDLFESLHNSGVLDELIAEGKEIIFVSNVDNLGAVVDLSILKHMSTTGSEYIMELTDKTRADVKGGTLIDYDGQVRLLEIAQVPKEHTEEFKSIKKFKYFNTNNLWINLKAIKRVVENNELDSEIIPNEKSITIGKNDIPVLQLETAVGAAIRHFKGCMGVNVPRRRFLPVKTCSDLLLVKSDLYTLHAGRLEMDPSRFGGSPLIKLGGHYKKVSDFQKRIPHMPKILELDHLTITGNVMLGKGVTLKGTVICVCEEGKKIDIPNGSVLENVVITGSLSILEH